In Salinibacterium sp. dk2585, a single window of DNA contains:
- a CDS encoding polyprenyl synthetase family protein, whose amino-acid sequence MVASLGLTEAIFSTAEERRVVDQVEKGLEAVEARLLTEIAFADELADVTSRYLLEAGGKRVRPTLTLLTSQLGGGVDDRVLTAATALEITHLASLYHDDVMDEAHMRRGVPSAQTVWGNSVAILSGDLLFARASKLIASLGEDAIRLQADTFERLCLGQLHETIGPRNGEDPIEHYIQVLADKTGSLIAAAARIGISFSEASAAFEAQVEEFGEKIGVAFQLVDDVIDLSAEFEETGKVAGTDLRAGVVTLPLLYLQRDAEIDPEAADLLARIEAGRQAEAPLDAEIAQLREHSATARTIEEAHRWAREAKDAIAPLPEGPVKKALTRFADSIVERSS is encoded by the coding sequence ATGGTGGCGTCGCTCGGGCTCACCGAGGCGATCTTCTCGACCGCCGAGGAGCGCCGCGTCGTCGACCAGGTTGAGAAGGGCCTCGAGGCTGTCGAGGCGCGCCTGCTCACCGAGATCGCCTTCGCCGACGAACTGGCGGATGTCACGAGCCGATACCTGCTCGAAGCGGGCGGCAAGCGCGTGCGCCCGACCCTCACGCTGCTCACCTCACAGCTGGGGGGCGGCGTCGACGATCGCGTCCTCACGGCCGCGACGGCACTCGAGATCACGCACCTCGCGTCGCTCTACCACGACGACGTCATGGACGAGGCGCACATGCGTCGCGGCGTCCCCAGCGCGCAGACCGTGTGGGGCAACTCGGTCGCGATCCTCTCCGGCGACCTGCTGTTCGCCCGGGCCAGCAAGCTCATCGCGAGTCTCGGCGAAGACGCCATCCGCCTGCAGGCCGACACCTTCGAGCGGCTCTGCCTCGGCCAGCTGCACGAGACGATCGGTCCCCGGAACGGTGAGGACCCCATCGAGCACTACATCCAGGTGCTCGCCGACAAGACCGGCTCGTTGATCGCCGCAGCGGCGCGCATCGGCATCAGCTTCTCCGAGGCATCCGCCGCTTTCGAAGCCCAGGTCGAGGAGTTCGGCGAGAAGATCGGCGTCGCCTTCCAACTCGTCGACGACGTCATCGACCTCTCCGCGGAGTTCGAGGAGACCGGCAAGGTCGCCGGCACCGACCTGCGTGCTGGCGTCGTGACGCTGCCGCTGCTCTACCTGCAGCGCGACGCCGAGATCGACCCGGAGGCCGCGGACCTCCTCGCCCGCATCGAGGCCGGCCGCCAGGCAGAGGCCCCGCTCGATGCCGAGATCGCGCAACTCCGCGAGCACTCAGCCACGGCCCGCACGATAGAAGAGGCTCACCGTTGGGCTCGTGAGGCGAAGGACGCCATCGCACCCCTCCCCGAGGGCCCCGTCAAGAAGGCCCTCACCCGCTTCGCGGACTCCATCGTCGAGCGCAGCAGCTGA
- the ubiE gene encoding bifunctional demethylmenaquinone methyltransferase/2-methoxy-6-polyprenyl-1,4-benzoquinol methylase UbiE produces the protein MATADLNKQPDQVSAMFDEVAAGYDRTNGVLSMGNSALWRHAVVKAIAPQPGERILDIAAGTGTSSEIISRSGAHVVAADFSHGMLEVGRRRHPQIDFVHADAMQLPFSDAEFDAVTISFGLRNIEDPKKALAEMRRVLKPGGRLVVCEFSTPPLALVRTGYNAYMKYLMPLVVGASSTNPEAYTYLAASIADWPDQATLASWIRDAGFTGVEHRNLTAGVVALHRARVPAAN, from the coding sequence GTGGCAACCGCTGACCTCAACAAGCAACCCGACCAGGTGTCGGCGATGTTCGACGAGGTCGCAGCCGGATACGACCGCACCAACGGCGTGCTCTCGATGGGCAACTCGGCGCTCTGGCGCCACGCCGTCGTCAAGGCCATTGCCCCGCAGCCGGGGGAGCGCATCCTCGACATTGCCGCGGGAACCGGCACGAGCTCCGAAATCATCTCGCGCAGCGGAGCCCACGTCGTTGCCGCCGACTTCTCACACGGCATGCTTGAGGTGGGCCGTCGCCGCCACCCACAGATCGACTTCGTGCACGCCGACGCCATGCAGCTGCCCTTCAGCGACGCCGAGTTCGACGCCGTCACGATCTCCTTCGGGCTGCGCAACATCGAAGACCCCAAGAAGGCGCTGGCCGAGATGCGCCGCGTGCTCAAGCCGGGCGGGCGCCTGGTCGTGTGCGAGTTCTCGACCCCACCGCTCGCGCTCGTGCGCACGGGCTACAACGCCTACATGAAATACCTCATGCCCCTCGTGGTGGGTGCCTCGAGCACCAACCCGGAGGCATACACCTACCTGGCGGCATCCATCGCGGACTGGCCAGACCAGGCCACGCTCGCATCGTGGATCCGCGACGCCGGCTTCACCGGAGTCGAGCACCGCAACCTCACGGCCGGAGTGGTGGCACTTCACCGCGCCCGCGTGCCCGCGGCGAACTGA
- a CDS encoding PadR family transcriptional regulator — protein sequence MSLRNAILALLTVEPMTGYDLLKQFEASVGHVWHAPDSQIYPALRAMENDGLLEGTDVTWGQRGTKRRYAITEAGRTAFREWMDTPLDYPRDRDPVHLKAAYFEWATPDAARLQLRAHIAHYTERLEQWREKIREIETGGSDMLNRRLATVPSSQHERTIAFKRYTYEGMIARADAEISWARRGLKLLDELS from the coding sequence CGATCCTCGCGCTGCTCACGGTGGAACCGATGACCGGCTACGACCTGCTCAAGCAGTTCGAGGCATCCGTCGGTCACGTCTGGCACGCGCCCGACTCGCAGATCTACCCGGCCCTGCGCGCCATGGAGAACGACGGACTGCTCGAGGGCACGGATGTCACGTGGGGCCAGCGCGGCACCAAACGCCGCTACGCGATCACCGAGGCCGGGCGCACCGCCTTCCGCGAGTGGATGGACACCCCGCTCGACTACCCGCGCGACCGCGACCCCGTGCACCTCAAGGCCGCGTACTTCGAGTGGGCGACACCGGATGCCGCGCGGTTGCAACTGCGCGCGCACATCGCGCACTACACGGAGCGGCTCGAGCAGTGGCGCGAGAAGATCCGCGAGATCGAGACGGGCGGCAGCGACATGCTCAACCGGCGGCTGGCGACCGTGCCCTCGTCGCAGCACGAGCGCACGATCGCGTTCAAGCGGTACACCTACGAGGGCATGATCGCACGCGCCGATGCCGAGATCTCATGGGCCCGCCGCGGCCTCAAGCTGCTCGACGAGCTCTCCTAG
- a CDS encoding FAD-dependent oxidoreductase, translating to MTKLRLAIVGAGPAGIYAADIILKAEKQFDVSIDLFDHLPAPYGLVRYGVAPDHPRIKGIINALREVLDRGDIRLFGNVHYGTDLTLADLKQHYNAVIFATGAVRDASLDIPGIDLPRSYGAAEFVNWYDGHPDFPREWPLDTSSVAVIGNGNVALDVARMLAKHADDLLTTEIPANVYEGLKKSAVTDVHVFGRRGPAQVKFTPLELRELGELNDVDMVLYDEDFEVTDAASEAAIATNKQVMVINRVLNSWRTREVGQASRRLHLHFWSKPLEIVGSAKSGVQALRYERTEPDGEGGVLGTGEIREVPVQAVYRAVGYFGSPLDGIPFDERRGVIPNREGQVIDDNDQVVPGVFATGWIKRGPVGLIGHTKSDAMETISHVINGQADWWSPSHPEPSAVTELLESRGVEYTDLSGWHNLDEAEKALGAPEGRERIKLVDRDDMLRAARGA from the coding sequence ATGACAAAGCTGAGGCTTGCCATCGTCGGCGCCGGACCCGCCGGCATCTACGCCGCCGACATCATCCTCAAGGCTGAGAAGCAGTTCGATGTCTCCATCGACCTCTTCGACCACCTCCCCGCCCCCTACGGGCTCGTGCGCTACGGCGTCGCCCCCGACCACCCGCGCATCAAGGGCATCATCAACGCCCTCCGCGAGGTGCTCGATCGTGGTGACATACGCCTCTTCGGCAATGTGCACTACGGCACCGACCTGACGCTCGCCGACCTCAAGCAGCACTACAACGCCGTCATCTTCGCGACGGGCGCGGTGCGGGATGCCTCGCTCGACATCCCGGGCATCGACCTGCCCCGCAGCTACGGCGCCGCCGAGTTCGTCAACTGGTACGACGGGCACCCCGACTTCCCGCGCGAGTGGCCGCTCGACACGTCATCCGTCGCGGTGATCGGCAACGGCAACGTCGCGCTTGACGTGGCCCGCATGCTCGCGAAGCACGCCGACGACCTGCTCACGACCGAGATCCCCGCCAACGTCTACGAGGGCCTCAAGAAGTCGGCCGTGACCGACGTGCACGTCTTCGGCCGCCGCGGGCCAGCCCAGGTGAAGTTCACCCCGCTCGAGCTGCGTGAACTCGGCGAGCTCAACGACGTCGACATGGTGCTCTACGACGAGGACTTCGAGGTGACGGATGCCGCATCCGAGGCGGCCATCGCGACCAACAAGCAGGTCATGGTCATCAACCGCGTGCTGAACTCGTGGCGCACGCGGGAAGTGGGGCAGGCATCCCGCCGCCTGCACCTGCACTTCTGGTCGAAGCCGCTCGAGATCGTTGGTTCGGCGAAGTCCGGCGTGCAGGCGTTGCGCTACGAGCGCACCGAGCCGGATGGCGAAGGCGGCGTGCTCGGCACGGGCGAGATCCGCGAGGTGCCCGTGCAGGCCGTCTACCGCGCGGTTGGCTACTTCGGCTCGCCGCTCGACGGCATCCCCTTTGACGAGCGTCGCGGGGTCATCCCCAACCGTGAGGGCCAGGTCATCGACGACAACGACCAGGTCGTCCCCGGCGTGTTCGCGACCGGCTGGATCAAGCGTGGCCCCGTTGGGCTCATCGGGCACACCAAGAGCGACGCCATGGAGACCATCAGCCACGTGATCAACGGCCAGGCGGACTGGTGGAGCCCGTCGCATCCGGAGCCCTCGGCGGTCACCGAACTGCTGGAGTCGCGCGGGGTCGAGTACACCGACCTGTCGGGCTGGCACAACCTCGATGAGGCCGAGAAGGCCCTGGGCGCGCCCGAGGGCCGCGAGCGCATCAAGCTCGTTGACCGCGACGACATGCTCCGGGCGGCCCGCGGGGCGTAG